One window of the Herbiconiux sp. L3-i23 genome contains the following:
- a CDS encoding DUF1653 domain-containing protein has protein sequence MSLDEENIAPGLYQHYKGGRYEVLHNARHSETEEQLVVYRALYGAGGVWVRPTAMFAETVEIDGVPVPRFRRVD, from the coding sequence GTGAGCCTTGACGAGGAGAACATCGCCCCCGGCCTTTACCAGCACTACAAGGGCGGCCGCTACGAGGTGCTGCACAACGCCCGGCACAGCGAGACCGAGGAGCAGCTCGTGGTCTACCGCGCGCTCTACGGCGCGGGCGGCGTCTGGGTCCGCCCCACGGCGATGTTCGCCGAGACGGTCGAGATCGACGGGGTACCGGTCCCCCGCTTCCGCCGGGTCGACTGA
- a CDS encoding amino acid ABC transporter ATP-binding protein, with amino-acid sequence MATSKESGATTPTTKSGEPLVVVEGVDKHFGKLHVLKDITTTVARGEVVVVIGPSGSGKSTFCRTINRLETIDAGSITIDGKPLPAEGRELAKLRADVGMVFQSFNLFAHKTVLENVTLGPMKVRRLGKAEAEKEAMVLLERVGVANQAKKLPAQLSGGQQQRVAIARALAMQPKLMLFDEPTSALDPEMINEVLDVITGLARDGMTMIVVTHEMGFARKVADRVLFMADGQILEDAAPSEFFDAPKTGRAKDFLSKILTH; translated from the coding sequence ATGGCCACGTCCAAGGAAAGCGGCGCGACCACCCCGACGACGAAGTCCGGCGAGCCCCTCGTCGTCGTCGAGGGCGTCGACAAGCACTTCGGAAAACTGCACGTCCTGAAGGACATCACGACCACCGTCGCCCGCGGCGAGGTCGTCGTCGTGATCGGTCCGAGCGGCTCCGGCAAGTCGACCTTCTGCCGCACCATCAATCGACTCGAGACGATCGACGCCGGTTCGATCACCATCGACGGCAAGCCGTTGCCCGCCGAAGGACGTGAGCTCGCGAAGCTGCGCGCCGACGTCGGCATGGTGTTCCAGTCGTTCAACCTCTTCGCCCACAAGACGGTGCTCGAGAACGTCACCCTCGGGCCCATGAAGGTGCGCCGGCTCGGCAAGGCCGAGGCCGAGAAGGAGGCGATGGTCCTCCTCGAACGGGTCGGCGTCGCCAACCAGGCGAAGAAGCTGCCCGCGCAGCTCTCAGGCGGGCAGCAGCAGCGCGTCGCGATCGCCCGCGCCCTCGCGATGCAGCCGAAGCTGATGCTGTTCGACGAGCCGACTTCGGCGCTCGACCCCGAGATGATCAACGAGGTCCTCGACGTCATCACGGGTCTCGCCCGCGACGGCATGACCATGATCGTCGTGACCCACGAGATGGGCTTCGCCCGCAAGGTCGCCGATCGGGTGCTGTTCATGGCCGACGGGCAGATCCTCGAGGACGCCGCGCCGTCCGAATTCTTCGACGCTCCGAAAACGGGGCGCGCCAAAGACTTCCTCTCCAAGATCCTGACTCACTGA
- a CDS encoding glutamate ABC transporter substrate-binding protein, giving the protein MKITRIAAAAAAALTVVALTACGAPGSAGSGGSAAPEESGGDGPYGLEIAENPEFEAGTTMATLADAGTITIGTKFDQPLFGLLGPGDIPEGFDVAIGALVASKLGIPFDSIEWTETPSNIRETAIQNGDASLVVATYTINDKRKELIDFAGPYFVAGQAIMVLSDNDDITGPDDLEGQPTCSVEGSTPAANIVDNYGAQLFATDVYSNCLDPLRNGQVVAVTTDNVILSGFVAQNEPEFKLAGDGETFTEEPYGIGLKKDDQAFRDFVNDVLEEAFEDGTWARLFEQTAGQVLPVPDPPTVDRY; this is encoded by the coding sequence ATGAAGATCACGCGAATCGCGGCCGCAGCAGCCGCGGCGTTGACGGTCGTCGCACTGACGGCCTGCGGCGCACCGGGGAGCGCCGGCAGCGGCGGCTCCGCGGCGCCGGAGGAGAGCGGAGGTGACGGCCCGTACGGGCTCGAGATCGCGGAGAACCCCGAGTTCGAAGCGGGTACCACCATGGCGACCCTCGCCGATGCGGGCACCATCACGATCGGTACCAAGTTCGACCAGCCGCTGTTCGGCCTGCTCGGCCCGGGTGACATCCCCGAAGGCTTCGACGTCGCCATCGGCGCGCTCGTCGCCTCGAAGCTCGGCATCCCGTTCGACTCGATCGAGTGGACCGAGACCCCGTCGAACATCCGTGAGACCGCGATCCAGAACGGCGACGCGTCGCTCGTGGTGGCGACCTACACGATCAACGACAAGCGCAAGGAGCTGATCGACTTCGCGGGACCGTACTTCGTCGCCGGCCAGGCCATCATGGTGCTCTCGGATAACGACGACATCACCGGCCCCGACGACCTCGAAGGCCAGCCGACCTGCTCCGTCGAGGGCTCGACCCCGGCGGCGAACATCGTCGACAACTACGGCGCCCAGCTGTTCGCGACCGATGTCTACAGCAACTGCCTCGACCCGCTGCGCAACGGCCAGGTCGTCGCGGTCACGACCGACAACGTGATCCTCTCGGGCTTCGTCGCCCAGAACGAGCCCGAGTTCAAGCTCGCCGGCGACGGTGAGACCTTCACCGAGGAGCCCTACGGCATCGGTCTCAAGAAGGACGACCAGGCGTTCCGCGACTTCGTCAACGATGTCCTCGAGGAGGCCTTCGAGGACGGCACGTGGGCCCGCCTGTTCGAGCAGACCGCAGGCCAGGTGCTGCCCGTCCCGGACCCGCCGACGGTCGACCGGTACTGA
- a CDS encoding amino acid ABC transporter permease: protein MGAVFGNLDLFWQGFGNTLLMLGGTLLFALPLGIVVAAMRISPFGSLRVAATVYTEWLRNTPLTLVFFFMVFVMPRLGVTIDFIPSAILALTLYTAPFFAEAIRSGINSVPVGQAEAARSIGLGFGQTVSLVILPQAIRSVIPPLINVTIALTKNTSVATGFFVFTLVSVLTRLIRNNPADLAMLFLGIAFCYLLITIPLGQLADRLEKRLVVTR, encoded by the coding sequence ATGGGCGCCGTTTTCGGCAACCTCGACCTGTTCTGGCAGGGCTTCGGCAACACGCTGTTGATGCTCGGCGGAACGCTGCTGTTCGCGCTGCCGCTCGGCATCGTGGTCGCCGCGATGCGCATCAGCCCGTTCGGCAGCCTGCGCGTCGCCGCGACGGTCTACACCGAGTGGCTGCGCAACACCCCGCTCACCCTCGTCTTCTTCTTCATGGTCTTCGTGATGCCGCGTCTCGGCGTGACGATCGACTTCATCCCCTCCGCGATCCTCGCCCTCACCCTCTACACGGCGCCGTTCTTCGCCGAGGCCATCCGGTCGGGCATCAACTCGGTGCCCGTCGGGCAGGCGGAGGCGGCGCGCAGCATCGGCCTCGGGTTCGGCCAGACGGTGTCGCTCGTAATTCTGCCTCAGGCCATCCGCAGCGTCATCCCGCCGCTGATCAACGTGACCATCGCGCTCACCAAGAACACCTCGGTGGCGACCGGGTTCTTCGTCTTCACGCTCGTCAGCGTGCTCACCCGCCTGATCCGCAACAACCCCGCGGACCTCGCGATGCTGTTCCTCGGCATCGCGTTCTGCTACCTCCTCATCACCATCCCGCTCGGTCAACTGGCCGACCGGCTCGAGAAGCGTCTGGTGGTCACCCGATGA
- a CDS encoding amino acid ABC transporter permease, whose product MSSVLYDAPGPRTRRTSRVISTVIGAILIVAVGYVLLTLGGQGLFDYERWDIFNDPLVWLDLLGALGTTLRLALISSVLAILLGMVISLLRMADHSAIRIPTTIVLEFLRGLPVLLMMVFFWAVLGLDQEIAVIIALSLYNGAIIGEALRSGLVALPRGQRESGLAIGLGSLQTRLAIEFPQAFRNMLPIIVAQLVVLLKDTSLAYVLGGVIELIRRGRLTAEFFGASQYSFSIFVVVGAMYLAVNLTVSAIARRLAKRRGYREDPVTANTDQSLQAPSI is encoded by the coding sequence ATGAGCTCGGTCCTGTACGACGCCCCCGGCCCGCGGACGAGACGGACTTCGCGGGTCATCTCGACCGTGATCGGCGCGATCCTCATCGTCGCCGTCGGCTACGTCCTGCTCACCCTCGGCGGCCAGGGGCTGTTCGACTACGAACGGTGGGACATCTTCAACGACCCGCTGGTGTGGCTCGACCTGCTCGGCGCGCTCGGCACGACGCTGCGGCTCGCGCTCATCTCGTCGGTGCTCGCCATCCTGCTCGGCATGGTCATCTCGCTGCTACGCATGGCGGACCACTCCGCCATCCGCATTCCCACCACGATCGTGCTCGAGTTCCTGCGCGGTCTGCCCGTGCTGCTCATGATGGTGTTCTTCTGGGCGGTGCTCGGCCTCGATCAGGAGATCGCGGTCATCATCGCGCTGAGCCTCTACAACGGTGCGATCATCGGCGAAGCGCTGCGTTCCGGACTCGTCGCACTACCGCGCGGTCAGCGCGAGTCCGGTCTCGCGATCGGCCTCGGCAGCCTGCAGACCCGGCTCGCGATCGAGTTCCCGCAGGCCTTCCGCAACATGCTGCCGATCATCGTCGCTCAGCTGGTCGTGCTGCTGAAGGACACCTCGCTCGCGTACGTGCTCGGCGGCGTCATCGAGCTGATCCGTCGCGGTCGCCTCACCGCCGAATTCTTCGGAGCCTCGCAGTACTCCTTCTCGATCTTCGTCGTCGTCGGCGCCATGTACCTCGCCGTCAACCTCACGGTGTCGGCGATCGCCCGCCGCCTCGCGAAGCGGCGCGGCTACAGGGAGGACCCGGTG